Proteins found in one Arachis stenosperma cultivar V10309 chromosome 8, arast.V10309.gnm1.PFL2, whole genome shotgun sequence genomic segment:
- the LOC130944010 gene encoding cyclin-A2-1-like isoform X1 produces the protein MNKANKAASAKDEERPHRITRARAKVLGSVGGIPPYSRPSFKNEQKHVLRGSFTRTGSDENKTSVVVDPLDKRKQVLNDVTNICSNASTFQARRVNKKKNTKLASNVSFEVSTSQGDVRAKLTKEVSTIRMVESHDTTGEHCMSNSIREHGIADNVLSVQDTAKSDGPSSPNKDIDMICEKLGASDCLAIVDIDSEIKDPEVWSSYAPEIYNNIRVTELSRRPISNYMGELQQDISPTMRGILIDWLVEVTEEYNLVPDTLYLTVNLIDRYLSAKLMQKQRLQLLGVTCMLIASKYEEICAPRVEEFCFITDNTYTKEEVLKMESEVLNILHFHLSVPTTKTFLRRFIQAAQSSYKVPHIELEFLANYLAELTLVEYSFLQFLPSLIAASAVFLARWTLNQSEHPWNLTLEYYTNYKASELETVVLALVDLQLNTKASSLNAIREKYKQHKFNCVATLSPNPKPVQSLFQVSSVN, from the exons ATGAACAAAGCAAATAAAGCAGCCAGTGCCAAAGACGAAGAGCGTCCACATCGAATCACAAGAGCGAGGGCTAAGGTCTTAGGATCAGTTGGAGGGATACCACCCTACTCAAGACCATCATTTAAAAATGAGCAGAAACATGTACTTAGAGGAAGTTTCACAAGAACAGGTTCTGATGAGAACAAAACTTCTGTAGTTGTTGATCCCCTGGATAAGAGAAAACAAGTGCTTAATGATGTAACTAACATCTGTAGTAATGCTTCAACATTTCAG GCAAGAAGAGTTAATaagaagaaaaacacaaaactgGCTTCAAATGTCTCGTTTGAAGTTTCAACATCACAAGGGGATGTTAGAGCAAAGTTAACTAAAGAAGTATCCACAATAAGGATGGTAGAATCACATGACACCACTGGTGAACATTGTATGTCCAATAGCATAAGAGAACATGGTATAGCAGACAACGTGCTTTCGGTGCAAGACACTGCGAAATCTGATGGTCCGAGCTCTCCAAATAAAG ACATAGATATGATTTGTGAGAAACTAGGAGCATCAGATTGCTTGGCCATTGTGGACATTGATTCCGAGATAAAGGATCCTGAAGTTTGGAGTTCTTATGCACCTGAAATATACAATAATATTCGTGTCACAGAG CTCTCAAGAAGACCAATATCGAATTACATGGGAGAGTTGCAGCAAGATATCAGTCCTACCATGAGGGGAATTTTGATTGATTGGCTTGTGGAG GTTACCGAGGAATATAACTTGGTTCCAGACACACTTTACCTTACAGTAAACCTCATTGATAGGTATCTCTCAGCAAAATTGATGCAGAAACAAAGACTCCAGTTGCTTGGTGTTACTTGCATGCTCATTGCATC AAAGTATGAAGAGATTTGTGCTCCTAGAGTGGAGGAATTTTGCTTCATCACAGATAACACTTACACAAAAGAAGAG GTATTGAAAATGGAGAGTGAAGTTCTAAACATTTTGCATTTTCATTTATCTGTTCCAACAACCAAAACATTTCTGAG GAGATTCATCCAAGCAGCACAATCTTCATACAAG GTTCCTCACATCGAATTGGAATTCCTGGCAAATTATTTAGCAGAGCTTACCCTTGTTGAGTACAGTTTCTTGCAGTTTCTACCTTCCCTTATAGCTGCATCTGCTGTGTTCCTTGCAAGATGGACTTTAAACCAATCAGAACATCCATGG AATCTAACTCTGGAGTACTATACAAACTACAAAGCCTCAGAGCTTGAAACTGTTGTTCTTGCACTTGTAGATTTGCAGCTCAACACCAAAGCCAGTTCCTTGAATGCTATACGTGAAAAGTATAAACAACATAAG
- the LOC130944010 gene encoding cyclin-A2-1-like isoform X2 → MNKANKAASAKDEERPHRITRARAKVLGSVGGIPPYSRPSFKNEQKHVLRGSFTRTGSDENKTSVVVDPLDKRKQVLNDVTNICSNASTFQARRVNKKKNTKLASNVSFEVSTSQGDVRAKLTKEVSTIRMVESHDTTGEHCMSNSIREHGIADNVLSVQDTAKSDGPSSPNKDIDMICEKLGASDCLAIVDIDSEIKDPEVWSSYAPEIYNNIRVTELSRRPISNYMGELQQDISPTMRGILIDWLVEVTEEYNLVPDTLYLTVNLIDRYLSAKLMQKQRLQLLGVTCMLIASKYEEICAPRVEEFCFITDNTYTKEEVLKMESEVLNILHFHLSVPTTKTFLRRFIQAAQSSYKVPHIELEFLANYLAELTLVEYSFLQFLPSLIAASAVFLARWTLNQSEHPWICSSTPKPVP, encoded by the exons ATGAACAAAGCAAATAAAGCAGCCAGTGCCAAAGACGAAGAGCGTCCACATCGAATCACAAGAGCGAGGGCTAAGGTCTTAGGATCAGTTGGAGGGATACCACCCTACTCAAGACCATCATTTAAAAATGAGCAGAAACATGTACTTAGAGGAAGTTTCACAAGAACAGGTTCTGATGAGAACAAAACTTCTGTAGTTGTTGATCCCCTGGATAAGAGAAAACAAGTGCTTAATGATGTAACTAACATCTGTAGTAATGCTTCAACATTTCAG GCAAGAAGAGTTAATaagaagaaaaacacaaaactgGCTTCAAATGTCTCGTTTGAAGTTTCAACATCACAAGGGGATGTTAGAGCAAAGTTAACTAAAGAAGTATCCACAATAAGGATGGTAGAATCACATGACACCACTGGTGAACATTGTATGTCCAATAGCATAAGAGAACATGGTATAGCAGACAACGTGCTTTCGGTGCAAGACACTGCGAAATCTGATGGTCCGAGCTCTCCAAATAAAG ACATAGATATGATTTGTGAGAAACTAGGAGCATCAGATTGCTTGGCCATTGTGGACATTGATTCCGAGATAAAGGATCCTGAAGTTTGGAGTTCTTATGCACCTGAAATATACAATAATATTCGTGTCACAGAG CTCTCAAGAAGACCAATATCGAATTACATGGGAGAGTTGCAGCAAGATATCAGTCCTACCATGAGGGGAATTTTGATTGATTGGCTTGTGGAG GTTACCGAGGAATATAACTTGGTTCCAGACACACTTTACCTTACAGTAAACCTCATTGATAGGTATCTCTCAGCAAAATTGATGCAGAAACAAAGACTCCAGTTGCTTGGTGTTACTTGCATGCTCATTGCATC AAAGTATGAAGAGATTTGTGCTCCTAGAGTGGAGGAATTTTGCTTCATCACAGATAACACTTACACAAAAGAAGAG GTATTGAAAATGGAGAGTGAAGTTCTAAACATTTTGCATTTTCATTTATCTGTTCCAACAACCAAAACATTTCTGAG GAGATTCATCCAAGCAGCACAATCTTCATACAAG GTTCCTCACATCGAATTGGAATTCCTGGCAAATTATTTAGCAGAGCTTACCCTTGTTGAGTACAGTTTCTTGCAGTTTCTACCTTCCCTTATAGCTGCATCTGCTGTGTTCCTTGCAAGATGGACTTTAAACCAATCAGAACATCCATGG ATTTGCAGCTCAACACCAAAGCCAGTTCCTTGA